In Phycisphaerae bacterium RAS2, the DNA window TACAAAAGTCGATGCCGTCGGCGCGTGCGTCGGCGTGCGCGGCAGCCGCATCAAGAACATCGTGGACGAATTAAACAACGAGAAAATCGACATCGTCCGGTGGAACGAGTCGTCGCAGATTCTGATCAGCAACGCGTTGAAGCCGGCCGAGATTCAGGACACGGCCCTGTGCTTCGAGTTGGGCCGGGCGACGGTGGTCGTGCCCGAGGAGCAGTTGTCGCTGGCGATCGGCAAGCGCGGGCAGAACGTTCGCCTCGCGGCGCGGCTGACCGGGTGGGACATCGATATCCTGACGCCGAAGGAATACAACAAGGGCCTGGATCGCCTCGCGTCGACGCTGAAGAAGATCGAGGGCGTGGACGAGATGATCGCCGAGCGCATCAGTCTGCTCGGCATGATCAGTGTGGCCGACGTGTCGGAAGTGGGCACCAAGCCGCTGATCGAGGAATTGAGCCTGGCCGAGGATCTCGCGGCGAAGATCGTCGAAGCCTGCGGGACCGAATCGAAACTGGTGGAGCAGGAGGTCGCGGCGGAGAAGTCGGCGGCGGCCCAGGCGCTGGCGGAAGCCGCCGCGCGGCAGGCGGCAGCGCCGGCCGAAGCTGAAACTGCTCCCGAGGCAGCGAGCGACGGCGCGGCGTCGGCCGATTCGACCGAGTCGTCCGCGTCATCGGAAGCAATCGGCGAATCAACGGTGGAAGGAAGCGAAAGCGCAACGACGAACGGGGAATCGCCGGCGACGGTGTCCTGATAAGCGTGGAAAGCGGTTAGAGGGTTTGAGGGCGTTTGGAGAAACGGTTTGGCTGACAAAAAGCTGCGAATTCATAACCTTTCGAAGGAACTGTCGGTGAGCAATCAAGCCATCATCGACAAGTGCCGCGCGGAAGGGATCGACGTCAAGAACCACATGCACGTGCTCTCGGCCGGCTTGGCCGCGACCATTCGCGAGTGGTTCAGCGAGGGCGCGCAACACACGGCACTGGAGGAAGCCAAGCCCGTCGACCTCGAGAAAGTGCGCGTGCGCCCGAAGCGCGCGACGAAGTCCAAGAAGGCCGATGGCGGCGAAGCCGAAGGCGACTCGGCTGTCGCCGTTGAAGAAGCCGCGCCGCCTGCCAAGCCGTCGCGCGCCAAGCCGACCGCGAAACCGGCCGACGTCGCGCCACTGCCCGAGCCGATGCCGGATGTTGCAGCGCTTGAACAACCTGCCCCGATTGCTCCGATTGACGCGCCCCAAACGGCGGCGACAGAGATCGAGCCAGAATTGCCTGCGGAGCAGCCGGCAGTCGCGGCCGAAGCCCCGGCCACGACCGACGCATCACCCGCCAAGCCGCAGCCGCAGAAGGCTGTCGCCGGACCGCAGAATGTTCCCATGCCGGCGAAGCTCTCCGGTCCGCGCATTGTTCGCATCGACAAGCCCGACGTGATTGCGCCGCCTCGACCGGCTCTGCGCTCGCCGCGCATGGGTCCGCGCCCGGGCGGTCCGCCGATGATGCGCGGCCCCGCCGCGCCGCCGGGTGATGAAGCCCGGCCCGGCGCCCCGCGCCACGGCCGCCCGAAGGGCGAAGGCGAACCGGGTGTCGACGAAGCCGCCGAGAAGAAGGTGCCCAAGCGAGGCGGCATCAAGGACCACAGCGACGAAGTCAACGAGAAGCTCCGCGAATGGCGCGATCGCGACCTGATCGAGCGGCGCGATCGCCTTGCGCACGCTTCGGGTCGCGGCATCGGCGGCCTCCGCGCCGACGAAAAAGCGCCCACCCGGCGCGGCGGCGGCAGTCAGCGCTCCACGCCGATGGCGCGCAAGACCGCGGCCACCGTCACCGAACCGATTTACATCAAGGACCTGTCGCGCGAGGCCGGCATCCAGGTCAGCGATCTCGTCAAGAAGCTCATGAACGACTTCGGCGAGCTGGCGACGATCAACAGCGTCATCGACACCGACCGGGCGCAGCTCATCGCATCCGAATTCGGAATCGAGCTGACGGTCGTCAAGGCCAAGACCGGTCTGGAACGTCTGGCCGAGGAATACGCCGAGTTGAATCGCGCCAAGCTGGCCACGCGACCCCCCGTCGTCACGGTGCTGGGCCACGTCGACCACGGCAAGACCAGCCTGCTCGACCGCATCCGCAGCGCCAACGTCGCCGCGGGCGAGGCCGGCGGCATCACGCAGCACATCGGTGCCTACCGCGTCAAGGTCGGCGACCGCTGGGTCACCTTCCTCGACACGCCGGGACACACCGCCTTCACCGCCATGCGCGCACGCGGCACGAACATGACCGACGTCGTCGTGCTGGTGGTCGCTGCCGATGACGGCGTCATGCCGACGACGGTGGAGGCGATCAACCACGCCAAGGCCGCCGGCACGCCGATCGTGGTCGCGCTGAACAAGATCGACCTGCCGCACGACATCAACAAGATCTACGGCCAGCTCGCCGCCGAAGGCCTCTCGCCCAGCGAGTGGGGCGGCGAAACCGACGTGATCAAGACCTCGGCCATTTCCGGCGAGGGCATTGACGATCTGCTTAGCCACCTCGCCACGCTTAGCGAAGTGCTCGACCTGAAGGCCGACGCGTCGCTTCCGGCCTCGGGCACGGTGATCGAGGCGCAGCGCACCGAAGGCGCCGGCAACGTCGCGCGCGTTCTTGTTCAGGAAGGCACGCTCAAGGCGGGGGATGTCGTCGTATGCGGTGCGGGCCATGGCCGCGTGCGCGCCTTGAAGGACGACCGCGGCAAGGCGATCAAGCAGGCGGGGCCGTCTACACCGGTCGAAGTGATGGGTCTTTCCGATGTGCCGCACGCCGGCGATCGGCTGCTGGTAGTCGATAGCGCCCAGCGCGCGAAGGAAATCGCCGAAGAAACCGCCCGCCTGCGGCGCGAGGCTGCTTTGATTCGCTCGGCCAAGCCGACGAATCTCGAAGCCATGCTCGCCAAGGCGAGCGAGGGGCAGATTCCCGAGCTGCGCGTCATCATTCGCGCCGACGTGCAGGGCAGCGTCGACGTGCTCCGCAAGACGCTTTCGGAGTTCCCGGCCGATCAGGTCAAGCTGTTTATCCTCCACGCCGGCGTCGGCACCGTGACCGAGAGCGACGTGGTCCTGGCCGAGGCGAGCAGCGCCATCATCATCGGGTTCCACGTCGTGCCCGATGCCGCGGTGACGCGCCTGGCCGAGTCGAGCGGCGTGGACATCCGCACCTATCGCATCATCTACAACGTCATTGACGACATCCGCAAGGCGCTCGAAGGCCTGCTGACCCCGGATGAGAAGATCGAGTCGCGCGGCCGGGCCGAGGTCCGCGAGGTGTTCAACATCTCGCGCGTCGGTCGCATCGCCGGCTGCTTCGTGCGCGACGGCGTGATTCAGCGGTCGCACAAGGTGCGCGTGCTGCGCGACGGCGTGATCGTGAAGGACATGGGCAGCCTCGATTCGCTCAAGCGATTCAAGGACGACGTGAAGGAAGTGAAGGCCGGCTTCGAGTGCGGTATTCGCGTCGAGAACTTCGACGACGTGAAACCGGGTGACGTGATCGAGGCCCTGGAAGTCACCAAGGTGGCGCGAACCTTGTAACGCTGATTGGATCGGCACGGCGCGCGGGCGATTCGCGCGCGACGCGAACAGGCAAACATGGTGGTGGGCGTGCTGCAACTGTCTCTCGCGATTCCGGGAGCGATGTCGCTCAAGGACAAGCGCCGGGCCATCAAGAGCCTGAAGGATCGTCTGGCGGCGCGGCACAACGTTAGCGTGGCTGAGGTGGATCAACTGGACGCCCTGCGTCAGTCGGTGATCGCGGTGGCAATGGTGTCCAACGATCGGCGGTTCACCGAGTCGTGCCTGGCGAAGATCGTGGACGAAGTACAGATGCACCGGGACGTGGTGCTTCAGGACTATGGCATCGAATTGAGTTGAAGGCGGACGCGCCCGCGGCACTGGTCTCCGCGGCGGTCTTGGATCTATGTCGCATCGAATCGGTCGGGTTGCACACGTGATACGGGACGTGGTCAGCGATTGCATCGCCAATCGCCTGTCCGACCCGCGCATTCAGCGCTTCACCAGCGTGACGCGGGTTGAAGTTTCGCCCGACCTGCGCATCGCCGCGGTGCACGTCAGCGTCATGGGCACCGCCGCCGAAGCGCGCACGACCATGCAGGGCCTGGACAGCGCCCGCGGCATGATTCAGACGCGCCTGGCCAAACAGCTCGACATGCGCCAGTGCCCGCTGATCCGTTTCATCCTCGACGAAGGCCTGAAGAAAGCCGCCGACCTCATTCGCCAGATCGATGAGACGATGGCACAGGACGCCGCGGCCCACGGAGCGAAGGAAGCCGATCCCGACGACCTCGACTTCCCTGACGATTTTGATCCTTTGGATGACAACGGCCGCGACGCCCGCGGCAGATAAGCCCTCGGAGACGACCCTCGATGAAGCAACATGCGGAACACGCGGCAAAGGTGCGGCGGCTGGTCAGCCGAATGAAGAAGGAAGAAGCCGCGCCCGAACCGGCCGAGATGAAAGACATGATGGATCTGCTGCTGCACTGCATCTTGAGCACGCGGGCGGCCGAATCGCGCGCCCACAGCTCCGTCAGCCGGCTGCGCTCGGGCACGGTTGACCTCAACGACCTGCGCGTCAGCAGCCCGACCGAGGTCGTCGAACTGATCGGCGCCGATTACCCGATGTGCCGCCCGGCCGCGGAGGAAATCTGCGCGACGATGACATCGGTCTTCAACCGCCGGCATAGCCTCGACCTTGAGTTCCTGGAGAAGAGCTCGCGCAAGGCCGCGGAGACGTTTTTGAATTCTCTCGCCGGCCTCGGCGCGCACGCCAAGGCGCTCTTCATCCTCCGTTCGGGCAAGGGGAAGGCCCTGCCGATCGATTGGCACATGTACGCGTACCTGCAAAAGAGCGGGGCCGTGCCGATGGAGATGGACATCGACGAGGCGCACAAGTTCATGGCGGCGCACGTCAAGGAAGCCGAGATGGAAAGCTTCTACCTGAAGCTCAAGAAGTTCGCCGGGGCGCACGCGCCCAAGAAATGGCCCGAGGCCAAAGCGCCCGAACCGGAGACGAAGCCGGCCCCAGCCGCGGCGCCGCCTGCGCGAAAGTCGGTCAAGGAAATGGCGAAGGAAATCGTCCGCAAGCGAAAAGCATCCGACGCGAAGCCCAGCCGAACCGCCGGCAAGTCGACAGCTCGATCCGGCAAGTCCGCCGCGCGGAAGAAGTAGCGAGCTACTTCGGCTCGTCCGCCCTGCAACGGCTGCGCTGTCCCGGGATATACTCTCCTGCGACGGGCGATGTCCCCCCGGCAAGGCGGCGAAAGCATGACCACTCACCTTTGCAGGCCCCCGAACGGCGGCGCGACGCGGGCGCTACTCATCGGGCTGATTTGTTGCGCTAGCTGCGCAACGCCGAATGCACCTTCTCTCGACGATTCATCGACGACCGCGACCGACGCTGCCCCAAGCGACGCATCGCCTCAAAAGGCGGACCGCGCCCGCATGGCCCTCGACGAGATTCGACCGATCCCCGACTTCCCCGCGCTCATGGCCCCGGCCGATGCATCGCCTTCGACTTCGGACCTTGCCGCGGCCCAGCGCGAGCTGTCTCGCGCAAAGCAATTGTTTGGCGAGCAACTCTGGCCCGACGCGCTCGAAGCCGCATCGCGTGTCATCGCCCTCGACCCGACGAACATCGACGCGCGCGTGCTGCTGGCCCGCGCTGCCATTCAACTGGGTGACACGACCAAAGCGCGGACAGCCCTGGAGGAAGCGCAGCGCCGAAGCCCGCGAAGCGCCGCCGTGCATTACTGGCTCGGTGAACTGGCCTGGCAGGAGCAGAACGCATCGGTCGCCATCGCGCACTTTCGACTCGCGTTCCGCTCGGCAACGGATCCGGCGGTTGAACCGTGTCTCATCCTCGCGCACTTGTCATTGGCGCAGGCACTTCAGCGCGAGGGCTATCTCTCGGCCGCAGCACGGCAGTGGCAGGCCTATCTCGACGCGGTGAAGGCTCCCCCACCCGCGGCGCGCACCTTGCCCGAATTGCAGCAGGTTATTTCCCTCTATCGCGGCAAGGCGGCTGCGCAACTGGGCGACCTGTATTCGCAACTGGAGCAACCCGCGCAGGCTGCCGACGCCTACCGGCGCGCAATGGAGGAGCAACCGAAAGAATCGAGCTATCGTGCGGCGTACGCACTGGCACTTGCGCGAGCCGGCCGCGCGGAGGATGCACTCGCCGCCGTGCGCGAAACGGCTGCTCAATCGGGTGACGCCGCCGCGACGATTAAGCTTCTCGAACAGGTCTGTGACGCGCTCAAGCAGCCGAATCGATTCGCGACGGAGCTGACTGCGCTGGCCCAGCAAAGCAGCGACCCGGCACTGCGCCTGCGGGCCGTGGAGGCGCTCAAGAGCGCGAATCAATCCGAGGCCGCGGCGCGATTGCTGGAAACTTACGTCGCAACCCATTGCGACGATGTGGCGAAGCAGCTTGAGCTGGCGAGCCTCTGGGGTCGGTCAAAAAAGCCTGATCTGGCCCTGGAGGTACTAGCGCGAATTCTGACGGCGCGGGCAGCGGCCTACCGCGACGCGACGGCACTGCTCCTCGAATGGGGCGGCGGCGACGCATCGCCTGCGTGGATCGATGCATCGCACCGGCGCATCACGCTACCGCATGAAGGCGCACGCAACGCGGGACTGGAAAAGTTCATGCTCGGAGTGCTGCTCGCAGGCGCCGGGAAGCCCGACCTTGCCGGCGAACAATTTCAATCCGCCGCAACGGCTGACCCGCCGTTCGCGCCTGCGTGGGTCATGCTCGCGCGGCAGGCGGCCGATCGCGAAGACTGGTCCGGCGTACTCGATGTCGCGGGGAAGGCCATCGCCGCCGGATGCGAGGACTCGCAGGCACTTCTGCTCAAGGGTCGCGCGCACGAAGCGCTTGATGAAATGGAATCCGCCGAAACCGCGCTCATGGAGGCGTTCGCGAAGGACACGAAGAACTCCGAGCCGCTGCGCGTGCTGGCCGATGCCGCCGAACATCGCGGCGATGCCCGCCGCTGCGAGCAGTTGAGCCGGCGCATCGTGGAAGACGTGGATCCGCGCGACGCCGCCGCGCGCGAAAAGCTCGTCCGCCTCTACGTCAACGCCGGGCGCATCGACGACGCCCAGCAACATTTCTCCGACTTCGAGCGGCTCGGGCAGACCGGTGCGGCCGTCGATCGTTGCAAGGCGCTGTTGGATTTCGTCACCAGTCGTTCGCCGTCGGGGCAGCGCCGGCTCGGCAGCTACCGCCGCGCGCTGCGAAAGCTGCTGGAAAAGCATCCCGACGACGCCGACACGCGCGTCGATCTTGCGCTGAGCCATCTGGCGGAGGGCAACTACGATTCCGCCGAGAAAGAGCTGCGCGCGGCGATGGAGAAGTCCCCCGCCGATCGCCGCGCGCTGCAGATGCTCGCCACGGCACAGTCGCGCCAGCTTGATTTCGAAGCCGCCGAGCGAACCGTCCGCCAACTGCTCAAGCGCCGCCCGCGCGACCTGGGCTATCTCCAGCAACTGGCCGAATTGCTCGTCGATCAGGACCGATTCGATGACGCGATCGAGATTCTCGACAAACTGCTTGAACGCAGCGATCTCAAGGCCTCGCGCCCGCTCTACACCGCGCGGCTGCTCGACGTGCTTCTCGCCGGCAAGCGCTTCGACCGCGCGATCGAGGTCGCCCGCCGCTGGCTCGACGAGGAATCAGGCGACACCGCGCGAAGGCAGGCCTACCTCGTCACGCTCAACCGCGCCAAGCGATACGATGACGCCATCGCCGCCGTCGAAGGCTGGCTCAAGACCGAGCCGACCAGCGACACGCTTCGCGCCGTCTATCTCGATCAATTGCGCCAGGCGCGGCGCATCGACGAGGGCCTCGCGCGCGTGCTCGACTGGCTCGCCGAAGAACCCGATGACCCCGGACTGAACCAGGCGCTCGTGCGGCTCCTCTGGGCCGCGCGCGACTGGGACAGCGCGATCGAAGTCGCAACGACCGCCGCCGAGCATCCGCCGCACCGCGCGCGCTTCGAGGCCATGCTCGGCACGACCTATCAACTCGCGCGCCGTTACGACGACGCCATCGCCTTCTACCGCCGCCGCATCGACCGCGACGAGGGCGAAGCAGCTTATCGCGAACTCATTCTCATCCTCATGATCGCCGAGCGCTACGGCGAAGCCGAGAAGA includes these proteins:
- the infB gene encoding Translation initiation factor IF-2 encodes the protein MADKKLRIHNLSKELSVSNQAIIDKCRAEGIDVKNHMHVLSAGLAATIREWFSEGAQHTALEEAKPVDLEKVRVRPKRATKSKKADGGEAEGDSAVAVEEAAPPAKPSRAKPTAKPADVAPLPEPMPDVAALEQPAPIAPIDAPQTAATEIEPELPAEQPAVAAEAPATTDASPAKPQPQKAVAGPQNVPMPAKLSGPRIVRIDKPDVIAPPRPALRSPRMGPRPGGPPMMRGPAAPPGDEARPGAPRHGRPKGEGEPGVDEAAEKKVPKRGGIKDHSDEVNEKLREWRDRDLIERRDRLAHASGRGIGGLRADEKAPTRRGGGSQRSTPMARKTAATVTEPIYIKDLSREAGIQVSDLVKKLMNDFGELATINSVIDTDRAQLIASEFGIELTVVKAKTGLERLAEEYAELNRAKLATRPPVVTVLGHVDHGKTSLLDRIRSANVAAGEAGGITQHIGAYRVKVGDRWVTFLDTPGHTAFTAMRARGTNMTDVVVLVVAADDGVMPTTVEAINHAKAAGTPIVVALNKIDLPHDINKIYGQLAAEGLSPSEWGGETDVIKTSAISGEGIDDLLSHLATLSEVLDLKADASLPASGTVIEAQRTEGAGNVARVLVQEGTLKAGDVVVCGAGHGRVRALKDDRGKAIKQAGPSTPVEVMGLSDVPHAGDRLLVVDSAQRAKEIAEETARLRREAALIRSAKPTNLEAMLAKASEGQIPELRVIIRADVQGSVDVLRKTLSEFPADQVKLFILHAGVGTVTESDVVLAEASSAIIIGFHVVPDAAVTRLAESSGVDIRTYRIIYNVIDDIRKALEGLLTPDEKIESRGRAEVREVFNISRVGRIAGCFVRDGVIQRSHKVRVLRDGVIVKDMGSLDSLKRFKDDVKEVKAGFECGIRVENFDDVKPGDVIEALEVTKVARTL
- a CDS encoding tetratricopeptide repeat protein — protein: MALDEIRPIPDFPALMAPADASPSTSDLAAAQRELSRAKQLFGEQLWPDALEAASRVIALDPTNIDARVLLARAAIQLGDTTKARTALEEAQRRSPRSAAVHYWLGELAWQEQNASVAIAHFRLAFRSATDPAVEPCLILAHLSLAQALQREGYLSAAARQWQAYLDAVKAPPPAARTLPELQQVISLYRGKAAAQLGDLYSQLEQPAQAADAYRRAMEEQPKESSYRAAYALALARAGRAEDALAAVRETAAQSGDAAATIKLLEQVCDALKQPNRFATELTALAQQSSDPALRLRAVEALKSANQSEAAARLLETYVATHCDDVAKQLELASLWGRSKKPDLALEVLARILTARAAAYRDATALLLEWGGGDASPAWIDASHRRITLPHEGARNAGLEKFMLGVLLAGAGKPDLAGEQFQSAATADPPFAPAWVMLARQAADREDWSGVLDVAGKAIAAGCEDSQALLLKGRAHEALDEMESAETALMEAFAKDTKNSEPLRVLADAAEHRGDARRCEQLSRRIVEDVDPRDAAAREKLVRLYVNAGRIDDAQQHFSDFERLGQTGAAVDRCKALLDFVTSRSPSGQRRLGSYRRALRKLLEKHPDDADTRVDLALSHLAEGNYDSAEKELRAAMEKSPADRRALQMLATAQSRQLDFEAAERTVRQLLKRRPRDLGYLQQLAELLVDQDRFDDAIEILDKLLERSDLKASRPLYTARLLDVLLAGKRFDRAIEVARRWLDEESGDTARRQAYLVTLNRAKRYDDAIAAVEGWLKTEPTSDTLRAVYLDQLRQARRIDEGLARVLDWLAEEPDDPGLNQALVRLLWAARDWDSAIEVATTAAEHPPHRARFEAMLGTTYQLARRYDDAIAFYRRRIDRDEGEAAYRELILILMIAERYGEAEKTINFRLSALQQLRDTGEGNVDGPMYWLRSRLAQVYQQTGRPTQAIQQLELILRDLPTDAGINNDLGYTYADLGLKLDKAERMIRLALAEQPRNAAYLDSLGWVFYKRGDFPRAVSFIQRAVRLQEDDPDPILYDHFADALYRADRPDEARINWQRALSIRGQSESAEGDDQTDGAASQPATQPATQPADDAADSETDRPPTAEERRVLERIREKLRQLDAGQTVDTAAVGEDTGDDEP
- the rbfA gene encoding Ribosome-binding factor A, with the translated sequence MSHRIGRVAHVIRDVVSDCIANRLSDPRIQRFTSVTRVEVSPDLRIAAVHVSVMGTAAEARTTMQGLDSARGMIQTRLAKQLDMRQCPLIRFILDEGLKKAADLIRQIDETMAQDAAAHGAKEADPDDLDFPDDFDPLDDNGRDARGR
- a CDS encoding hypothetical protein (Transcription termination/antitermination protein NusA), whose amino-acid sequence is MNPEMIRIVDGLARDKNIDKDLVLGDLEAAMESAIRKKFGQDEEVTVAIDRITGAIEATVNGEPISMADLGRIAAQTAKQVMIQRIREAERGSIFEEYTERKGTIVTGTVARVEGGALIVNVGRTEGFLPRSEQIPGETHQPGERVRCLILDVREAPHQVKIILSRSHPDFIRRLFELEVPEVAEKIIEIKALSREAGYRTKVAVSSIDTKVDAVGACVGVRGSRIKNIVDELNNEKIDIVRWNESSQILISNALKPAEIQDTALCFELGRATVVVPEEQLSLAIGKRGQNVRLAARLTGWDIDILTPKEYNKGLDRLASTLKKIEGVDEMIAERISLLGMISVADVSEVGTKPLIEELSLAEDLAAKIVEACGTESKLVEQEVAAEKSAAAQALAEAAARQAAAPAEAETAPEAASDGAASADSTESSASSEAIGESTVEGSESATTNGESPATVS